In a genomic window of Akkermansia massiliensis:
- a CDS encoding NADH-quinone oxidoreductase subunit C, giving the protein MPSLESQIKTAADNAQNRFGKDVITDRYEFRGDITLTVARHAVADVVRWLRDSAGFDMMVNLCSVDNMGESPRFEVNYTLTQAETGVNLSLKTKVDDGEEVPSVTEIFQSANWHEREVWDLMGIKFSGHPDLRRILMWEGYPYFPLRKDFPVQGVPTELPGVAFTEAAPTQGAPFATEQGRCPSACREPRSHKF; this is encoded by the coding sequence ATGCCTTCTCTAGAATCACAGATCAAGACCGCCGCAGACAACGCCCAGAACCGCTTTGGGAAAGACGTCATCACGGACCGCTACGAGTTCCGGGGCGACATCACGCTGACCGTCGCGCGCCATGCCGTGGCGGACGTAGTCCGCTGGCTGCGGGATTCCGCCGGATTTGACATGATGGTGAACCTCTGCTCCGTGGACAACATGGGGGAAAGCCCCCGCTTTGAAGTCAATTATACGCTGACGCAGGCGGAAACGGGCGTGAACCTGAGCCTCAAGACGAAGGTGGACGACGGAGAGGAAGTGCCCAGCGTCACGGAAATCTTCCAGTCCGCCAACTGGCACGAGCGTGAAGTATGGGACCTGATGGGCATCAAGTTCTCCGGCCACCCGGATTTGCGCCGCATTTTGATGTGGGAAGGCTATCCTTATTTCCCCCTGCGAAAGGATTTCCCCGTTCAGGGCGTACCTACTGAACTGCCGGGCGTCGCCTTTACGGAGGCGGCCCCCACCCAGGGAGCGCCGTTCGCCACGGAACAGGGCCGCTGCCCCAGCGCCTGCCGCGAACCCCGGTCCCATAAATTCTAG
- the nadA gene encoding quinolinate synthase NadA has translation MAPFDLKEEILRLKKERNAIILAHSYQTGDIQDMADYVGDSLGLAYKAQHTDCDVIAFCGVHFMAETAKILNPDKTVILPDADAGCSLEASCDAGELEAFLKENADRNYYVVAYVNCSIGVKALADVIVTSGNAVKIVSQAPEDRPILFVPDQNLGAWVGRQLGRPMELWNGACHVHMEFTRDQILALKEKHPGALVVAHPECTEAVRLLADHICSTEKMIPYCTESPASSFIIVTESGILHRLRKLVPGKEFIPAPTEQCSCSTCPYMKMNTLEKLYLALRDLSPAVELPEDLRKRAEAPLLRMLEQSKS, from the coding sequence ATGGCACCTTTTGACCTGAAAGAGGAAATTTTACGCCTGAAAAAAGAACGCAACGCCATCATTCTGGCGCACAGCTACCAGACCGGGGACATCCAGGACATGGCCGACTACGTGGGCGATTCCCTGGGGCTGGCCTACAAGGCGCAGCATACGGATTGCGACGTGATCGCCTTCTGCGGCGTCCATTTCATGGCGGAGACCGCCAAGATCCTCAATCCGGACAAAACCGTCATCCTGCCGGACGCGGACGCCGGCTGCTCCCTGGAAGCCTCCTGCGACGCCGGGGAACTGGAAGCCTTCCTGAAAGAGAACGCCGACAGGAATTATTACGTGGTGGCGTATGTGAACTGCTCCATCGGCGTGAAGGCTCTGGCGGACGTGATCGTCACCTCCGGGAACGCCGTGAAGATTGTCTCCCAGGCTCCGGAGGACCGTCCCATCCTGTTCGTGCCGGACCAGAACCTGGGCGCCTGGGTAGGCCGCCAGCTGGGACGCCCCATGGAGTTGTGGAACGGGGCCTGCCACGTGCACATGGAGTTTACGCGGGACCAGATTCTGGCCCTGAAGGAGAAGCACCCCGGCGCGCTGGTGGTGGCCCACCCGGAATGCACGGAGGCCGTGCGCCTGCTGGCTGACCACATCTGCTCCACGGAGAAGATGATTCCCTACTGCACGGAAAGCCCGGCTTCATCCTTCATCATCGTCACGGAATCCGGCATCCTGCACCGCCTGCGCAAGCTGGTGCCGGGCAAGGAGTTCATTCCCGCCCCCACGGAGCAGTGCTCCTGCAGCACCTGCCCGTACATGAAGATGAACACGCTGGAAAAACTGTACCTGGCTCTCCGGGACCTTTCCCCCGCCGTGGAACTGCCGGAAGACCTGCGCAAGAGGGCGGAAGCCCCGCTGCTGCGCATGCTGGAGCAGTCCAAATCCTGA
- a CDS encoding SAM-dependent methyltransferase encodes MIRLSDHIAAAGGWLSLEAFMQLALHHPQEGYYSTAIENIGSRGDFSTTPTLSPILAKAVAARWKEACARCGRRLPLLEIGAGSGALAVKVLEQLGFWNRLNTDYVIVESSPRLREFQHLLLGSQAKIYSTMEKALKHCGGKAFIFSNELVDAFPARVFEYTEEGWREVGLTVKDGAVREELRPVRQQPLFSHMLEYDSQPGQRLEIHDSYARWFTGWLPLWNMGVMTVIDYGDEMERLYYRRPQGSLRGYKSHQVLTGEELYRHPGLTDLTCDVNFTDLLELSRNCLGDTVTLMTQRDYLLPYAENTPQDAFLTDEHGAGGHFHVLIQERL; translated from the coding sequence ATGATACGCCTTTCCGACCACATCGCGGCCGCCGGCGGCTGGCTTTCCCTGGAAGCCTTCATGCAGCTGGCCCTGCACCACCCGCAGGAGGGGTATTACTCCACCGCCATTGAGAACATCGGGAGCCGCGGGGATTTTTCCACCACCCCCACGCTGTCCCCCATTCTGGCAAAGGCCGTCGCCGCACGCTGGAAGGAGGCCTGCGCCCGCTGCGGCAGGCGGCTGCCCCTGCTGGAGATAGGCGCCGGTTCCGGAGCCCTGGCCGTCAAGGTCCTGGAACAGCTGGGCTTCTGGAACCGCCTGAATACGGATTACGTGATTGTGGAGTCCTCCCCCCGGCTGCGCGAATTCCAGCACCTTCTGCTGGGGAGCCAGGCCAAGATTTACTCCACCATGGAAAAGGCGCTGAAGCACTGCGGCGGAAAAGCCTTCATTTTCTCCAACGAGCTGGTGGACGCCTTCCCGGCCCGCGTGTTTGAGTACACGGAAGAGGGCTGGCGGGAAGTGGGGCTTACCGTAAAGGACGGAGCCGTGCGGGAGGAACTGCGCCCCGTCCGTCAACAGCCGCTTTTTTCCCACATGCTGGAATATGATTCCCAGCCGGGGCAGCGTCTGGAGATTCACGATTCCTACGCGCGCTGGTTCACCGGGTGGCTGCCCCTCTGGAACATGGGCGTCATGACGGTCATCGACTACGGGGACGAAATGGAGCGGCTTTACTACCGCCGCCCCCAGGGTTCCCTGCGCGGGTATAAAAGCCACCAGGTGCTGACCGGGGAGGAACTGTACCGGCACCCCGGCCTCACGGACCTGACCTGCGACGTGAATTTTACGGACCTTCTGGAGCTTTCCCGCAACTGCCTGGGGGATACGGTCACCCTGATGACCCAGCGGGATTACCTGCTCCCCTACGCGGAGAACACGCCGCAGGACGCCTTCCTGACGGACGAACACGGCGCAGGAGGCCATTTCCACGTGCTGATCCAGGAACGGCTGTAA
- a CDS encoding 6-pyruvoyl trahydropterin synthase family protein, producing the protein MAYRICKSIELESGHLLSKHPGNCKFPHGHTRSVEMVFRADTLDANDMVVDFKAIKQMMGDFLQQFDHSLCVNTDDPNYAAFVAAYGERIIPFDREDPTSEVMARTIFNFARHALEKAREGSGEYPVRDCVTLERVRVWETSSSWAEYGE; encoded by the coding sequence ATGGCCTACCGAATCTGCAAATCCATTGAACTGGAAAGCGGGCACCTTCTGTCCAAGCACCCCGGCAACTGCAAATTCCCCCATGGCCATACGCGTTCCGTGGAGATGGTGTTCCGGGCGGATACGCTGGACGCCAACGACATGGTGGTGGATTTCAAGGCCATCAAGCAGATGATGGGGGATTTTCTACAGCAGTTTGACCATTCCCTGTGCGTGAATACGGATGACCCCAATTACGCCGCCTTCGTGGCCGCGTACGGGGAGCGCATCATTCCGTTTGACCGGGAGGACCCCACCAGCGAGGTAATGGCCCGCACCATTTTCAACTTCGCCCGGCATGCGCTGGAAAAGGCCAGGGAAGGTTCCGGCGAATACCCCGTGCGGGACTGCGTCACCCTGGAACGCGTGCGCGTGTGGGAGACCAGCAGTTCCTGGGCGGAATACGGAGAATAG
- the nuoB gene encoding NADH-quinone oxidoreductase subunit NuoB, with protein MVTTNEPNVYETGVLDSNAEGNFVYTTLDAAINWIRKNSLWPMPMGLSCCAIEFMAVACSRYDLSRFGSEVTRFSPRQADVMIVAGTVTYKMALAVRRIWDQMPEPKWCIAMGACASTGGMFRSYSVLQGVDKIIPVDVYISGCPPRPEAILEALLTLRKKLDTQQPARTFFKKEEPREANAPVPVETEMPLE; from the coding sequence ATGGTCACCACGAACGAACCGAATGTTTACGAAACAGGAGTACTGGACTCCAACGCGGAAGGCAATTTTGTCTACACCACCCTGGACGCCGCCATCAACTGGATTCGTAAAAATTCCCTCTGGCCCATGCCGATGGGACTTTCCTGCTGCGCCATCGAGTTCATGGCCGTGGCCTGCTCCCGGTATGACCTTTCCCGCTTCGGTTCGGAAGTAACGCGCTTTTCCCCCCGCCAGGCGGACGTGATGATCGTGGCCGGCACCGTCACCTACAAGATGGCCCTGGCCGTCCGCCGCATCTGGGACCAGATGCCGGAGCCCAAGTGGTGCATCGCCATGGGCGCGTGCGCCTCCACCGGCGGCATGTTCCGCTCCTATTCCGTGCTCCAGGGCGTGGACAAGATTATTCCCGTGGACGTTTACATTTCCGGCTGCCCTCCCCGCCCGGAGGCCATCCTGGAAGCCCTGCTTACCCTCCGCAAGAAGCTGGATACCCAGCAGCCCGCACGCACGTTCTTCAAGAAGGAGGAACCGCGCGAAGCCAACGCCCCCGTGCCGGTCGAGACGGAAATGCCTCTCGAATAA
- a CDS encoding AMP-binding protein: MSASGTPLPWDRDNGPCVMAPPHLRDWAEEAAAFLSRRGMDGVTAFATSGSSGSPPKAILFTRRALDVCARGALEHLHAECGDWCCPLPVWHVGGAMIYLRAALAGTAVHALHGRWNPQAYADLMKSSGACWSSLVPTQVVDLVNLRLRAPSTAGCIIVGGGALDMETGRKARALGWPVVQSYGMTESGSQLATAFPGDPYHTDCLSLLPHWEAKTDEDGLLRFQGEGKLCGRLMTQPHGGFLLERVEPQEWWSTRDLVRLEGRLLTFLRRADRLVKVLGELVDPDAVQDALRRRVPEAVVEAVPHPRAGMELVACGPAAVPLERACREWNAAAPGPQRIRAVMETPIPLTVMGKLDRRQLRALLEEYPEKLREV; encoded by the coding sequence ATGTCCGCCTCCGGAACACCCCTGCCCTGGGACCGGGACAACGGCCCCTGCGTGATGGCGCCCCCCCATTTGAGGGATTGGGCGGAAGAGGCCGCCGCCTTCCTTTCCCGCCGGGGCATGGATGGGGTCACGGCCTTTGCCACGTCCGGTTCTTCCGGTTCGCCGCCCAAAGCCATTTTATTCACCCGGCGCGCCCTGGACGTCTGCGCGCGCGGAGCCCTGGAACACCTGCACGCGGAATGCGGGGACTGGTGCTGCCCCCTGCCCGTCTGGCACGTGGGGGGCGCCATGATTTACCTGCGCGCGGCCCTGGCCGGGACCGCCGTCCATGCGCTTCACGGCAGGTGGAATCCCCAGGCCTATGCGGACCTGATGAAAAGCTCCGGGGCCTGCTGGTCCTCCCTGGTTCCCACGCAGGTGGTGGACCTGGTCAATCTGCGCCTCCGCGCGCCTTCCACCGCCGGATGCATCATCGTAGGAGGGGGGGCGCTGGACATGGAGACGGGCAGGAAAGCCCGCGCCCTCGGCTGGCCCGTGGTGCAGAGCTACGGCATGACGGAGTCCGGCTCCCAGCTTGCCACGGCTTTCCCCGGCGATCCGTACCACACGGACTGCCTTTCCCTGCTGCCCCACTGGGAGGCAAAGACGGATGAGGACGGCCTCCTGCGCTTCCAGGGGGAAGGCAAGCTGTGCGGCCGCCTGATGACGCAGCCTCATGGAGGTTTTCTGCTGGAACGGGTGGAGCCGCAGGAGTGGTGGAGTACCCGCGACCTGGTGCGCCTGGAGGGGCGTCTGCTGACCTTCCTGCGCCGGGCGGACAGGCTCGTCAAAGTCCTGGGGGAACTAGTGGACCCGGACGCCGTCCAGGACGCGCTGCGCCGCCGTGTTCCGGAGGCGGTAGTGGAGGCCGTTCCGCACCCGCGGGCCGGAATGGAGCTGGTCGCCTGCGGTCCCGCCGCTGTGCCGCTGGAACGAGCGTGCCGCGAATGGAATGCAGCTGCTCCCGGCCCCCAGCGCATCCGGGCCGTCATGGAAACGCCCATTCCCCTGACGGTGATGGGAAAACTGGACCGCCGCCAGCTGCGCGCGCTGCTGGAGGAATACCCGGAAAAACTGCGGGAGGTTTAG
- a CDS encoding beta-N-acetylhexosaminidase has product MMNKGRFYRMAAWLALAGFLNAGMAEMLPAEDVLLPAPSACTSDRSAVAHLPLRLAVYAPEKDAPAVEAILNVLNAQGVLSGLSMTRDRDSADVVCSVEGNPAGTGEGYEARLDAGQGGRGVLHLKAGASAGLFYAWQSMVQVLNANRTEDGFSVPVFSIRDVPRFEWRGIMLDVSRHFFTMAEVKRMIDTMSLFKLNRLHLHLTDGPGWRMEIRKYPLLTSMSAWRVPLANGEWNWQEVKLAIQEHDPEATYGGFYTREQMREIIAYARSRQVTIVPEIDLPGHSYAAMHAYGDLICDGVDFPVEGKKGRDAVCMGRPETLRFVKDVVDELKAVFPPGSPIHLGHDEVSAEAWKKCRYCQNRLKDLNETDLKALSRDFLQQIADYVRKDGYDAIVWDEAGELEADKHIFVMAWRGNDFAAAAARKGHPVILAPCSHFYFDYYQSSAPTEPKAIGGLIPLRQVYGYELPELSPEEASKVRGLQANIWTEYLYDMGLVEYMAWPRALALAERAWSDCDPRDYKSFRSRAALALKLLEKLAVKYRPMDEED; this is encoded by the coding sequence ATGATGAATAAGGGGCGTTTTTACCGGATGGCGGCGTGGCTGGCTCTGGCCGGGTTCCTGAACGCCGGCATGGCGGAAATGCTCCCGGCGGAGGATGTGTTGCTCCCCGCTCCTTCCGCATGCACGTCCGACCGGTCCGCCGTGGCGCATCTTCCGCTGCGGCTGGCGGTCTATGCTCCTGAAAAGGATGCTCCCGCAGTGGAAGCCATCCTGAATGTGCTTAACGCCCAGGGCGTCCTGTCCGGCCTCTCCATGACCCGTGACAGGGATTCGGCGGACGTGGTTTGTTCGGTGGAAGGAAACCCCGCGGGAACCGGGGAAGGGTATGAGGCGCGCCTGGACGCCGGGCAGGGGGGCCGGGGCGTGCTGCATCTGAAAGCGGGGGCGTCCGCAGGCCTCTTCTACGCGTGGCAGAGCATGGTGCAGGTACTGAATGCCAACCGGACGGAGGACGGTTTCTCCGTGCCCGTCTTCTCCATCAGGGACGTCCCCCGTTTTGAATGGCGGGGCATCATGCTGGACGTATCCCGCCACTTTTTCACCATGGCGGAGGTCAAGCGCATGATTGACACCATGTCCCTCTTCAAGCTCAACCGGCTTCACCTGCACCTGACGGACGGCCCCGGCTGGCGGATGGAAATCAGGAAATACCCCCTTCTCACCTCCATGAGCGCGTGGCGCGTGCCGCTGGCCAATGGAGAATGGAACTGGCAGGAAGTGAAGCTGGCCATTCAGGAGCATGACCCGGAGGCCACCTACGGAGGTTTTTACACCCGGGAGCAGATGAGGGAAATCATTGCCTATGCCCGCAGCCGCCAGGTCACCATTGTGCCGGAAATAGACCTTCCCGGCCATTCCTATGCGGCCATGCATGCCTACGGGGACTTGATCTGCGACGGGGTGGACTTTCCCGTGGAAGGGAAAAAAGGCCGGGACGCCGTCTGCATGGGGCGTCCGGAAACGCTCCGCTTCGTAAAAGACGTGGTGGATGAACTCAAGGCCGTCTTCCCGCCCGGCTCCCCCATTCATCTGGGCCATGACGAGGTATCCGCGGAAGCATGGAAAAAATGCAGGTACTGCCAGAACCGTTTGAAAGACCTGAACGAGACGGATCTCAAGGCCCTGAGCCGGGACTTCCTGCAGCAAATTGCGGACTACGTGCGGAAAGACGGTTATGACGCCATCGTCTGGGATGAGGCAGGGGAACTGGAGGCGGACAAACACATCTTCGTCATGGCATGGCGCGGCAATGACTTTGCCGCGGCGGCGGCCAGAAAGGGGCATCCCGTCATCCTGGCCCCGTGCTCCCACTTCTACTTTGACTACTACCAGTCTTCTGCTCCCACGGAACCGAAGGCCATCGGGGGCCTCATACCGCTCAGGCAGGTGTACGGCTATGAACTGCCGGAGCTGTCCCCGGAGGAAGCCTCCAAGGTGCGCGGCCTCCAGGCCAATATCTGGACGGAATACCTGTACGACATGGGGCTGGTGGAATACATGGCGTGGCCCCGCGCCCTGGCGCTGGCCGAACGGGCCTGGAGCGACTGCGACCCGCGGGACTATAAATCCTTCCGCAGCCGTGCCGCCCTGGCCCTGAAGCTTCTGGAAAAACTGGCCGTGAAATACCGTCCCATGGATGAAGAGGATTAA
- a CDS encoding fumarate hydratase, which produces MATPDFHYQDPFPIEKDDTQYRLITSDYVSVGDFEGHPMLKVEPEGLRLLAAEAFHDVAFFLRPAHLKQVAAILDDPEASANDKSVALTMLRNAEVASAGILPFCQDTGTATIVGKKGQQVWTGCDDCEQLSHGVYDAYTQNNLRYSQTVALDMYTEKNTGTNLPAQIDIEAVEGMKYSFLFVAKGGGSANKTYLYQETKALLNPATLKKFLVEKMSTLGTAACPPYHIAFVIGGTSAEKCLKTVKMASTKYYDNLPTTGNEYGRAFRDLELEKELHEEACKLGLGAQFGGKWYALDVRVIRLPRHGASCPVGLGVSCSADRNAKAKITPEGIFIEQLETNPGQYIPEALRMTSSEAVSIDLNRPMKEVLAELSKYPVTTRLSLNGTIIVARDIAHAKLKERLEKGEGMPQYMKDHPVYYAGPAKTPEGYPSGSFGPTTAGRMDSYVDLFQENGGSMIMIAKGNRSQQVTDACQKHGGFYLGSIGGPAAILAKNNIRKVELLEYPELGMEAIWKIEVEDFPAFILVDDKGNDFFAKIREGWACAGCAH; this is translated from the coding sequence ATGGCAACACCGGATTTTCATTACCAGGATCCTTTTCCCATTGAAAAGGACGACACCCAGTACCGCCTCATCACGTCCGACTACGTGAGCGTGGGTGACTTTGAAGGACACCCCATGCTGAAGGTGGAACCAGAGGGCCTGCGCCTGCTGGCCGCGGAAGCCTTCCATGACGTGGCCTTTTTCCTGCGCCCCGCCCACCTGAAGCAGGTGGCCGCCATTCTGGACGACCCGGAAGCCAGCGCCAATGACAAGAGCGTGGCCCTGACGATGCTCCGCAACGCGGAAGTGGCTTCCGCCGGAATCCTGCCCTTCTGCCAGGACACGGGCACCGCCACCATCGTGGGCAAGAAGGGCCAGCAGGTCTGGACCGGCTGCGATGACTGCGAACAGCTTTCCCACGGCGTTTACGACGCCTACACCCAGAACAACCTGCGCTATTCCCAGACCGTGGCGCTGGACATGTATACGGAAAAGAACACCGGCACCAACCTGCCCGCCCAGATTGACATTGAAGCCGTGGAAGGCATGAAGTACTCCTTCCTCTTCGTCGCCAAGGGCGGCGGCTCCGCCAACAAGACCTACCTTTACCAGGAAACGAAGGCCCTGCTGAATCCGGCCACGCTGAAGAAGTTCCTGGTGGAGAAGATGAGCACGCTGGGCACGGCGGCCTGCCCGCCCTACCACATCGCCTTCGTCATCGGCGGCACATCCGCGGAAAAGTGCCTGAAAACCGTGAAGATGGCTTCCACCAAGTATTACGACAACCTTCCGACCACGGGCAACGAGTACGGACGCGCCTTCCGCGACCTGGAGCTGGAAAAGGAACTGCATGAGGAAGCCTGCAAGCTGGGCCTGGGCGCCCAGTTCGGCGGCAAGTGGTACGCGCTGGACGTGCGCGTCATCCGCCTGCCCCGCCACGGAGCCTCCTGCCCGGTGGGCCTGGGCGTCTCCTGCTCCGCGGACCGCAACGCGAAGGCCAAGATCACGCCGGAAGGCATCTTCATTGAACAGCTGGAAACCAATCCCGGACAGTACATTCCGGAAGCGCTGCGCATGACCTCCAGCGAGGCCGTCTCCATTGACCTGAACCGCCCGATGAAGGAAGTGCTGGCGGAACTGAGCAAGTACCCCGTCACCACGCGCCTGAGCCTGAACGGCACCATCATCGTGGCGCGCGACATCGCCCACGCCAAGCTGAAGGAACGCCTGGAAAAGGGTGAAGGCATGCCCCAGTACATGAAGGACCATCCCGTGTACTACGCGGGTCCGGCCAAGACCCCGGAAGGGTATCCCTCCGGCTCCTTCGGCCCCACCACCGCGGGGCGCATGGATTCCTACGTGGACCTGTTCCAGGAAAACGGCGGCTCCATGATCATGATCGCCAAGGGCAACCGCAGCCAGCAGGTGACGGACGCCTGCCAGAAGCACGGCGGCTTTTACCTGGGTTCCATCGGCGGTCCCGCCGCCATCCTGGCCAAGAATAACATCAGGAAGGTGGAACTGCTGGAATACCCGGAACTGGGCATGGAAGCCATCTGGAAGATTGAGGTGGAGGACTTCCCCGCCTTCATTCTGGTGGACGACAAGGGCAACGATTTCTTCGCAAAGATCCGCGAAGGCTGGGCCTGCGCCGGCTGCGCCCATTAA
- the ffh gene encoding signal recognition particle protein: protein MFSLLADKLDNTFRKLRGLGKISEKNIADALRDIRLALLEADVEFGVAREFIGRVKERAMGQEVLKSIKPGEQIVKIFRDEIAALLGGDAVGLDLTDPARIMVVGLNGAGKTTTSAKLALRLKNEGRRPLLVACDLVRPAAVDQLATLAEQIEVPVYKPAPGSRDVVAVAREALEWARTQNGTVMIFDTAGRQEVDEALIDELRHLHAFLSPRETLLVVDAATGQQAVNVAQTFDRAVNVTGIVLTKLDGDARGGAALSMRSVTGKPIKFSGEGEKLDQFGPFVPGRMADRILGMGDIVGLVEHAAARIDEEQAAKSMDRMMSGKFDFNDFLDQMKMMQNLGPLEGLLSLLPGFGKIKKQLPDGALDPKRMKHMEAIVLSMTAKERSNPNLLNPSRRRRIAAGCGRSLMEVNKLIKNFSEMRKMMSGKGKMGAMMKQMGAMKGKGGKMPGLPGMGGGLGGLKGLGGLGGGLGGLFGGRK, encoded by the coding sequence ATGTTTTCACTTTTAGCTGATAAACTGGATAACACGTTCCGGAAGCTGCGGGGCCTGGGCAAGATTTCTGAAAAGAACATTGCGGACGCCCTGCGGGACATCCGGCTGGCCTTGCTGGAAGCGGACGTGGAATTTGGCGTGGCCCGGGAATTCATCGGCCGCGTGAAGGAGCGGGCCATGGGGCAGGAAGTGCTCAAATCCATCAAGCCCGGGGAACAGATCGTCAAAATCTTCCGTGATGAAATCGCCGCCCTGCTGGGCGGAGACGCCGTGGGACTGGACCTGACGGACCCCGCCAGAATCATGGTAGTGGGCCTGAACGGCGCGGGCAAAACCACCACCAGCGCGAAGCTGGCCCTGCGCCTGAAAAACGAGGGGCGCCGCCCCCTGCTGGTGGCCTGCGACCTGGTGCGCCCCGCCGCCGTGGACCAGCTGGCTACGCTGGCGGAACAGATAGAAGTGCCCGTGTACAAGCCCGCTCCCGGCAGCCGGGACGTGGTGGCCGTGGCGCGTGAGGCCCTGGAATGGGCCCGGACCCAGAACGGGACCGTCATGATCTTTGACACGGCGGGCCGCCAGGAAGTGGATGAAGCCCTGATTGACGAGCTGCGCCACCTGCACGCCTTCCTCTCCCCGCGGGAAACCCTTCTGGTGGTGGACGCCGCCACGGGCCAGCAGGCCGTGAACGTGGCCCAGACCTTTGACCGGGCCGTGAACGTCACGGGCATCGTCCTGACCAAGCTGGACGGGGACGCCCGCGGGGGCGCTGCCCTCTCCATGCGTTCCGTGACGGGCAAGCCCATCAAATTCTCCGGCGAGGGGGAAAAGCTGGACCAGTTCGGCCCCTTCGTCCCCGGCCGCATGGCGGACCGCATCCTGGGCATGGGTGACATCGTGGGGCTGGTGGAGCATGCCGCCGCCCGCATTGACGAGGAACAGGCGGCCAAATCCATGGACCGCATGATGTCCGGCAAATTTGACTTTAACGACTTCCTGGACCAGATGAAGATGATGCAGAACCTGGGGCCGCTGGAAGGCCTGCTGAGCCTGCTCCCCGGCTTCGGCAAAATCAAGAAGCAGCTTCCGGACGGCGCGCTAGATCCCAAGAGGATGAAGCACATGGAAGCCATCGTGCTCTCCATGACGGCCAAGGAAAGGAGCAATCCCAACCTGCTGAACCCGTCCCGCCGCCGCCGCATTGCCGCCGGCTGCGGCCGCTCCCTGATGGAGGTGAACAAGCTCATCAAGAACTTTTCCGAAATGCGCAAGATGATGTCCGGCAAGGGCAAGATGGGCGCCATGATGAAACAGATGGGCGCCATGAAGGGGAAAGGGGGCAAGATGCCCGGCCTTCCCGGCATGGGCGGCGGTCTTGGCGGCCTGAAAGGCCTTGGTGGGCTTGGAGGAGGCCTGGGCGGTCTCTTTGGCGGTCGCAAATAG